The Penaeus vannamei isolate JL-2024 chromosome 23, ASM4276789v1, whole genome shotgun sequence DNA window TCGTAATAAGCCTACAAGTTTCGAATTAAAGTGATGCTTTTATTGATTAGACTTCAAAAATCCTCAAAAAACTCAACACAAATTTGGAAGGTCTGTCgaatttgaattaaaaaaaaatctcaatcacAGGTCATATTAATTAGCTgaagatacatatgaatattaagCAAAAACATTTActtgtacatatgcacatgcctgaatgtatgtatcaatgcacacacacacacacacacacattggtacATACGGAAGTATATCCGAATATTCACGCCGATAGAAAATTAAATCAATATCTCCTGGATCTGATCCGGAGATTTTAAACTtaagcgtatatatattttttaacttttttcctcAGATGATTTTAGTttgtctacttttcttcttccagcCATCTTTACGTTCTTCATTTTCGCCTTATCCAATTGGCTGTTCCGTATTTGACCTCGTTTCCctactcgtcatcatcatcagggtattcctcatcatcttcgtagtcgtcctcctcgtcatcttcctcctcctcttcatcatcatcgtcatctggATCTTGGGTTTCGTCACTGTCTCCGCTTCCGCCGTCACCTTCTCCACTGCCATcggtgttgtcatcatcatccctatgCCAGGTATTACGAAGGGGGTTAGGTTATTGCTGATAAAGATAGGTGGATAATAGGAAGGAGCAATAGTGCCTCTCCGGTTATTAGAATGATGATACGgtttgtagaatatatatatatatatatatatatatatatatatatatatatatatatatatatatatatatatatatttatctttttttttttttttttttttttttttttaaaccagcCTTGTGTCTCTAATGGATTTACTGACCATGATCctgattgtcaaaaaaaaaaataaataaataaataaaaaaataataataaacaaaaataataacaataaataaaaacgtaatgatgatgatgaaaatgataatatggataataacaataacatgaatgataattttgggtaatggtgatgatagaaattatagtaataatgatgtgaatAGCAATATCGATTAtattaaaaatggtgatgataatgattatgatgatactaataataatgataataatcgtgatcatactaataataatgataatgatcgtgatcatactaataataatgataaaatgaacaataatgataacaataatgctggatgtggtgatgataatagaaatgataggaataataatgagaatgataataatgatgagaataaagatagtgatggcaatgatgatgttgGCCattctaatagcaataatgagagtgataatgataaagaaaaaatagaaatacaaataaattaaaaaaatgaaaatgaaaaaaaaaaatgaaaataaggcttgaaaaaatcaaaaatgaaaataaaaataaaaatgaaaataataaaaaaaaaactaaaacaaaaacaaaaatatgggaataaggatcatgataataaccataacaaacaacaaaaacaaaaccagtaATCACctacaattaccattaaaaaaaaaaaaagaaaaaaaatcaacaccaacatcaatatCAGATCTATACCCTTTGGCATCCTctttccccttgctttctctcacctcttctcaatCTTATGTGATTCCTCGCCCTCGTTGCTATTGAAGAACCACCCGGCTTGAGCAGAGGCTACAAGCACCACCAGGAGCACAAGCACAGTTGATCTAGGAAATGGAGGAACAAGCGGTTATGAGACTGGGTGGgaagtgtgtgtggattgtgGAATGGCTCTTTGGAATGCCTTTGGTGGTTGCGGTAAGGTGAGTGGTAATGAAGTAATTATCagatacaatatgtatacatatatatat harbors:
- the LOC113805285 gene encoding trigger factor; this encodes MRSTVLVLLVVLVASAQAGWFFNSNEGEESHKIEKRDDDDNTDGSGEGDGGSGDSDETQDPDDDDDEEEEEDDEEDDYEDDEEYPDDDDE